The genome window CCTGCCGTACGTCAAGGGCAGCAGGATTATCGCCACCGACGAGCAAGGCGACCCGCAGTACGAGGATATCGGCCCGACACCGCGCTTTCTGGCCCTGACCCACAAGCACATGGAGGCTTTGCGTCAGGTCGGCGGGAAATGACTCAGGGCTTGGTGATCTGCGGCGTTTCCTCACCGACACAGCGCACTGCGCGCTTGCGCTGATCGACCAGCACGCCGCTGAGGCCCTTCTGCTGCATGTCGAACAGCACCAGCACACCATCAAAGCACTGGGCGATCTGGTCGGCCGGTGCCAGCGAGACCTTGTAATCGACCCCTTCGATGGTCTTGAGCATGGTGAACTCGCTCAGCAGCAGCGCGTCCTCTTCCTTGGCAAAATGCAGATAGCCGTAGTACCAGAGCACCATCACGGTGCCGAGAATACTGGCAATGCCGGTAAGAATCAGCGGAATCGGGTTACGCTCTTCACTCATGTCAGCTCACTTGCTCGGTAAAAGGTTCAGGAGTTAAACGCTATTTTGCGGGCGCCAAGGATACCGCACCTGCCCGGCAAACTGGCAGCAGCAAGTCATTGCGGGGATTCACCGAGGGGCGCCTCGGCCAGGCGCCGCAACCCGCTGAACCCGGCCGGGTCCTGCAGATAGCCGAGCATCACCTCACGCCAGACCGGCTCGCTGAAGGTTTCCACATGGGCGCCGCGGGTCAGCTGCAATACCCGGGGTGGCCGGGCCGCCTTGTACAGCGTGATACCGCTGGACAGCGGTACTACCTGATCGTCAATGCTCTGGAATATCAGCACCGGCAATCCGCCCAGCTGCGGCATGGCGAATTGCGCACTGTCGGCCTGCGGCACCATCCAGCTCAGCGGCACCTGCAGCGGCCAGGTCAGCCAGGCACCGGCCAGCACATTGCGCGCCACATCCTGATAGTTGGCCGGCGTGCCATCCAGCACCACGGCCTGCAGCTGGGCACGCCGCGCCGGATGTGTGGCCAGATAATGCACACCCATCGCGCCACCGAGGCTCTGCCCCAGCAACACCAGCGGCTTGCCCTGCACCTCGGGAGCTTGCTGCAGCCAGGCAAACGCCGCCTCGATATCGCCATACACCGCCGGCAGGCTCGGCTCGCCCCCGGACAGGCCATAGCCGCGATAATCCAGCAGCAGCACCTGATAGCCCTGCTCCGGCAACCAGTAACTGCCGCCCAGATGCCAGGCCAGATTGCCGCCATTGCCGTGCAGATGCAGCACCGTCCCCTTGACCGCCACGCCCGGTTTGGCCGGCAGCCACCAGGCATGCAGCCGCGTGCCATCGGCGCTGGTCAGTTGCACATCACGGTATTCAAGCCCGGCAGCCGTTGGCGTCAGCGGCAGACCCGGCTCGGGATAGAACAGCAGCTCGCTGCAACCCTGCAGGAACAATGCTGCCAGCAGGAAAAACAGCCCGCGAAGGCCTGGTAGACGAACGGCAAGCCGCGAACCCATGACGTCAGTTCCTAGAGGATATTCGCGTAGTCCGCTTCGATGCGATCCAGGCTCAGGTGGTTGAGGAAGTTGGAGAAACACATCCAGGCCGACAGCGCACTGAGGTCGCTGAACTGCTCCGGCAGGTACTTGGGCGGCACCACCAGTCCTTCATCCACCAGCTGGCGCAGGGTACGCATGTCTTCCAGGGTGGTTTTGCCGCAGAACAGCAGCGGGATCTGCTCCAGCTTGCCCTGACGCACGGCCAGCTGGATGTAGTTGTAAACCATGATGAAGCCCTTCAGGTAGGACAGGTCCTTGGTGAAGGGCAAGCCGGTGGGTGTCGAACCACGGAAAGCGCGACTGGCATTGCTGTAGCTGTATTCCAGACTGAAGCCCTGCTCCAGGTAGAAATCGCTGACCTGGATGAAGTCGGCGCCCTCTTCGGCCATATGGATGGCGCGGGTGCGGTTGGTCAGCTTGCGCAGGCGGGTCGGATAGGAGGCAAAGGCGATCACCTCCATGAGGATCGCCAGGCCTTCCTGGGTCACGGTCGAGGATGGCGGGCCCTTGGCCAGAAAGGTGCAGATCGGCTGATTCAGGCCATTCAGCGTGGTGGCCACATGCACCATGCCCTCATGCACTTCCAGCGCCTTGACGTCGCGTGCG of Pseudomonas pohangensis contains these proteins:
- a CDS encoding alpha/beta hydrolase — encoded protein: MGSRLAVRLPGLRGLFFLLAALFLQGCSELLFYPEPGLPLTPTAAGLEYRDVQLTSADGTRLHAWWLPAKPGVAVKGTVLHLHGNGGNLAWHLGGSYWLPEQGYQVLLLDYRGYGLSGGEPSLPAVYGDIEAAFAWLQQAPEVQGKPLVLLGQSLGGAMGVHYLATHPARRAQLQAVVLDGTPANYQDVARNVLAGAWLTWPLQVPLSWMVPQADSAQFAMPQLGGLPVLIFQSIDDQVVPLSSGITLYKAARPPRVLQLTRGAHVETFSEPVWREVMLGYLQDPAGFSGLRRLAEAPLGESPQ